The following coding sequences lie in one Ictalurus punctatus breed USDA103 chromosome 16, Coco_2.0, whole genome shotgun sequence genomic window:
- the ambp gene encoding protein AMBP: MQAVFVVLLLAGVGLIHAGPLPPQPLLQTQENFDLDRFLGKWYDVASASNCPWRMKHKGESPIGSLELQRSDSPNSLNMTRIMSRHGVCKKITGNYVKTETPGRFYYHSVKWSADVDAYVVHTNYDEYALVVMFKERRGGNKTTSVKLYGRKKELRPTLLQDFRTLVAEQGMSADTISIKQNKEDCVPGEITTPQTEVQKRTRRSAVLPPPEEGSGDDTHIFRGQESCTGAPDPGPCFGIFPRYHYNSSIMTCQIFQYGGCMGNQNNFHTEKECLQTCRTEAVCRLQIDVGPCKKLLQFWAFDSTCGKCVSFNYGGCQGNGNRFYSQKECEEYCGVSKDGDEEFLKVN; encoded by the exons atgcaGGCTGTGTTTGTGGTTCTCCTGCTGGCCGGTGTGGGTCTGATCCATGCCGGACCTCTACCTCCGCAACCGCTCCTCCAGACCCAGGAAAACTTCGACCTGGACCGG TTCTTGGGGAAGTGGTATGACGTCGCCTCAGCCTCCAACTGCCCCTGGAGGATGAAACACAAAGGAGAATCTCCGATCGGATCTCTGGAGCTGCAGCGTAGCGACTCTCCAAACTCCCTGAACATGACCCGCATCATgtccag GCATGGTGTGTGTAAGAAGATCACTGGGAACTATGTGAAGACTGAAACTCCAGGAAGATTCTACTACCACAGTGTCA AATGGTCAGCGGATGTGGACGCCTACGTGGTGCACACGAACTACGACGAGTATGCGCTGGTGGTGATGTTCAAAGAGCGGCGTGGAGGAAACAAGACCACCTCGGTCAAACTGTACG GTCGTAAGAAGGAACTGCGTCCTACGCTGCTGCAGGACTTTAGGACCCTGGTGGCTGAGCAGGGAATGAGCGCGGATACCATTTCTATTAAACAGAACAAAG AAGATTGTGTTCCAGGAGAAATAACAACTCCACAAACTGAGGTtcag AAGAGAACAAGACGATCTGCGGTGCTGCCTCCACCTGAGGAAGGTTCTGGAGACGACACACACATCTTCAGAGGACAAG agtccTGTACAGGTGCCCCAGACCCTGGTCCGTGTTTCGGGATCTTCCCCCGCTACCACTACAACTCCTCCATCATGACGTGTCAGATATTTCAGTACGGAGGCTGTATGGGCAACCAGAACAACTTCCACACTGAGAAGGAGTGTCTGCAGACCTGCCGCActgagg CTGTATGTCGGCTCCAGATAGACGTCGGTCCCTGCAAAAAGTTGCTGCAGTTCTGGGCTTTCGACTCGACCTGTGGAAAGTGTGTGTCCTTCAACTACGGAGGTTGTCAAGGCAACGGCAACCGCTTCTACTCACAGAAAGAGTGTGAGGAGTACTGCGGCGTGAGCAAAgatg GCGATGAGGAGTTCCTCAAGGTGAACTAA